A stretch of the Capsicum annuum cultivar UCD-10X-F1 chromosome 8, UCD10Xv1.1, whole genome shotgun sequence genome encodes the following:
- the LOC107840172 gene encoding ribosomal RNA small subunit methyltransferase E isoform X1, producing the protein MQASVWSPRLVNLFTRSCKTTNSLRAFSSSAISNQSRGGLPRFYSDELPPSKDGVVRVKGDEFWHMTRVLRLTVHDRVELFDGKGGLVEGCIQIIDQTGVDIVALENPKSVSPHNTQWHVYAAFGTLKGGRADWLVEKCTELGACSVTPLLTERSPSISENRVDRLQRVSFAAAKQCQRLHEMVLNPPIKVGGLLTLVKNSKLSFIAIAEAKPVFSALSSTKRESAGLMIIGPEGDFTERELNVILEAGATAVGLGPHRLRVETATVALLSALMLWCDDQEILKV; encoded by the exons ATGCAAGCCTCAGTTTGGAGTCCTCGGCTAGTCAATCTGTTCACTCGTTCATGCAAAACAACAAACAGTTTGCGGGCATTCTCATCATCAGCTATTTCTAACCAGTCTCGGGGTGGACTTCCCCGCTTCTACTCCGATGAGCTCCCTCCTTCCAAG GATGGCGTTGTTCGTGTTAAAGGTGATGAATTCTGGCACATGACTAGGGTCTTAAGGTTGACAGTTCATGATAG GGTAGAACTATTTGATGGAAAAGGAGGCTTAGTTGAAGGTTGTATACAGATCATCGATCAGACAGGAGTGGATATTGTAGCTCTCGAGAATCCAAAGTCAGTATCTCCTCATAACACACAGTGGCATGTCTATGCTGCATTTG GTACTCTGAAGGGAGGCCGGGCTGATTGGCTCGTGGAGAAATGTACA GAGCTAGGAGCCTGTAGTGTTACCCCCTTATTGACGGAACGTTCTCCTTCAATATCAGAAAACCGTGTGGACAGATTACAACGTGTTAGTTTTGCTGCAGCTAAACAAT GCCAAAGGCTGCATGAAATGGTTCTAAATCCTCCTATAAAAGTTGGTGGACTTTTAACTCTT GTAAAAAATTCAAAGCTTTCGTTTATTGCCATAGCAGAAGCTAAACCAGTTTTTAGTGCTTTAAGTTCCACAAAAAGGGAATCAGCTGGACTGATGATAATTGGACCAGAAGGAG ACTTCACAGAGAGAGAACTAAATGTGATTCTGGAGGCTGGGGCAACTGCTGTTGGTCTTGGACCACATCGTCTACGAGTTGAAACTGCTACAGTGGCTCTTTTGTCAGCATTGATGTTGTGGTGTGATGACCAGGAGATACTCAAGGTCTAG
- the LOC107840172 gene encoding ribosomal RNA small subunit methyltransferase E isoform X2, protein MSSLLPRHLHCFLLFEKNSVGDGVVRVKGDEFWHMTRVLRLTVHDRVELFDGKGGLVEGCIQIIDQTGVDIVALENPKSVSPHNTQWHVYAAFGTLKGGRADWLVEKCTELGACSVTPLLTERSPSISENRVDRLQRVSFAAAKQCQRLHEMVLNPPIKVGGLLTLVKNSKLSFIAIAEAKPVFSALSSTKRESAGLMIIGPEGDFTERELNVILEAGATAVGLGPHRLRVETATVALLSALMLWCDDQEILKV, encoded by the exons ATGAGCTCCCTCCTTCCAAGGCATCTCCATTGCTTCCTACTTTTCGAAAAGAACAGTGTTGGG GATGGCGTTGTTCGTGTTAAAGGTGATGAATTCTGGCACATGACTAGGGTCTTAAGGTTGACAGTTCATGATAG GGTAGAACTATTTGATGGAAAAGGAGGCTTAGTTGAAGGTTGTATACAGATCATCGATCAGACAGGAGTGGATATTGTAGCTCTCGAGAATCCAAAGTCAGTATCTCCTCATAACACACAGTGGCATGTCTATGCTGCATTTG GTACTCTGAAGGGAGGCCGGGCTGATTGGCTCGTGGAGAAATGTACA GAGCTAGGAGCCTGTAGTGTTACCCCCTTATTGACGGAACGTTCTCCTTCAATATCAGAAAACCGTGTGGACAGATTACAACGTGTTAGTTTTGCTGCAGCTAAACAAT GCCAAAGGCTGCATGAAATGGTTCTAAATCCTCCTATAAAAGTTGGTGGACTTTTAACTCTT GTAAAAAATTCAAAGCTTTCGTTTATTGCCATAGCAGAAGCTAAACCAGTTTTTAGTGCTTTAAGTTCCACAAAAAGGGAATCAGCTGGACTGATGATAATTGGACCAGAAGGAG ACTTCACAGAGAGAGAACTAAATGTGATTCTGGAGGCTGGGGCAACTGCTGTTGGTCTTGGACCACATCGTCTACGAGTTGAAACTGCTACAGTGGCTCTTTTGTCAGCATTGATGTTGTGGTGTGATGACCAGGAGATACTCAAGGTCTAG